The proteins below come from a single Elusimicrobiaceae bacterium genomic window:
- a CDS encoding GAF domain-containing protein, producing MQKTDYYLLFSHAKTLLNPQYGRLSNMANLSALLYQYMPDINWAGFYILDDDILRLGPFQGKPACTEIEIGKGVCGTAVAQQKILIVPDVHQFAGHIACDSASKSEIVLPLFKDGAIWGVLDIDSPTENRFSLQDSQELQKITALL from the coding sequence ATGCAAAAAACAGATTATTATTTATTATTTTCCCATGCAAAAACTTTATTAAATCCTCAGTATGGCCGTTTGTCCAACATGGCCAACTTATCGGCGCTTTTATATCAATATATGCCGGATATTAATTGGGCCGGATTTTATATATTAGATGACGATATTCTGCGCTTAGGCCCCTTTCAAGGAAAGCCCGCCTGCACCGAAATCGAAATAGGCAAGGGGGTCTGCGGAACAGCAGTGGCTCAACAAAAAATATTAATTGTGCCTGACGTACATCAATTTGCGGGGCACATTGCCTGTGATAGTGCTTCTAAAAGTGAAATCGTGTTGCCTTTATTTAAAGACGGGGCAATATGGGGTGTATTGGATATAGATTCTCCGACTGAAAACAGATTTTCTTTACAAGATAGCCAAGAATTACAAAAAATAACCGCGCTTTTATAA
- a CDS encoding prepilin-type N-terminal cleavage/methylation domain-containing protein, which produces MKKGFTLIELLVVVLIIGILSAVALPQYTKAVTKTRFAEAITLLKSIKTAKDVCFLEKENECSELSELDIEVPSETKYFEFFASDPQSGLFGPSVGYKNEQVCICYYDEENPESGQNAKLVLSQNHEWSCSDTPASFDYAKLLNIPEVSEEDCGCC; this is translated from the coding sequence ATGAAAAAAGGTTTTACGTTGATTGAACTACTGGTTGTTGTTTTGATTATCGGCATTTTGTCGGCAGTTGCTTTGCCGCAATACACCAAAGCAGTCACCAAAACACGCTTTGCCGAAGCAATTACTTTGCTGAAAAGCATTAAAACAGCCAAAGATGTGTGTTTTTTAGAAAAGGAGAATGAATGTTCCGAGTTATCTGAGTTAGATATAGAAGTTCCCAGTGAAACAAAGTATTTTGAATTTTTTGCTTCGGATCCTCAAAGTGGTCTTTTTGGTCCTTCTGTTGGATATAAAAATGAACAAGTTTGTATATGTTATTACGATGAAGAAAATCCTGAAAGCGGTCAAAATGCTAAATTGGTGTTGTCTCAAAATCACGAATGGTCTTGCTCGGATACTCCGGCAAGTTTTGACTATGCTAAACTATTAAATATTCCTGAAGTTTCTGAAGAAGACTGTGGTTGTTGTTAA